Part of the Tolypothrix sp. PCC 7910 genome, TAAAAAATCTCCAAATCAACAGTCTTTGATTCCTTGGTCTTAGTAGCTTAATTTTTTTACGAATTTCTTCTGTCTCATCACATGGCATCTTATCCTCGGCTCGACAGTTAGCCCAATATTCTAATTTATCTGCATCAGTCGCCTCACTACTTTTAGCTTTGTCATACTGGCTGCTGATGTAGCGTTGGCTAACTACCTTAGCCCAAGCAATCGGATAAGGGACTTTTTTTCCTGAGCGCAATGTCTTCACTAAACAAAGAGCCGCATAATTAATCACGTCTTCTTCATAGAGGATACTATTCATTTTCAGCACATATAGCCGCAGTTTTATGTAATCTTTGAGTTTCTTGGATTGCAATATCTCGGTGACTTCTGCATAGCATTCTCTATTTCTTGCGTTCATCATAATATCTAAATTTTCCTCCAAGCAAAGAATTTGTTCTAAATTTGACTTATTCGTTTGACTCCCACCTTCAGTAGTACTTGTGCTTGACAAGATGCGACTCAGCAGAATTTTGCTAACGGTACTGCTGTAAGACGTTTTTCCCATTTATTTTTCTTGATTAGGAAAAAATATGGGACAAACTTCTGACTAACTCCTGTTTGCGACCTCTTTCTGAAGTATTAGTATTGTTGCTTGACGAAACGTGACTCAATATTGACTTAACCAGTTTATGAACTGTCACATTAAATACATTATTGATTTTTTTAGCTTTACTACTTAGTTTTTTTTATACCAAATTTTCATAAGTAATGTTTGCAATTATTTTCAGTTTTTTAAATTGATTTTCTATAATCCATGTCACACTTTGTCTCAAATCAGCACTATCTATCTAAAGACATATGAGATGGTTTAGAAAAATCAGGTTGCTCTACCTAACCTTTACCTTGAGTTGTACTCAAAGGTTCCTATTTACTATGTAAACGAGTTCATCAATCAATAGGAGAATATTTAATAATGAAAAATAACCTGTTTGCAAATTCTCAAAGCAATAAGATAAGTTATAGGCATCCTAATAATTGGTTGCATAAACTGCTTCATTGTAAATTCATAACAATTAGCAGTAATGCTGATATCCCAACTAATGGATATCTTGAAAAAATAATTGAA contains:
- a CDS encoding sigma-70 family RNA polymerase sigma factor, translated to MGKTSYSSTVSKILLSRILSSTSTTEGGSQTNKSNLEQILCLEENLDIMMNARNRECYAEVTEILQSKKLKDYIKLRLYVLKMNSILYEEDVINYAALCLVKTLRSGKKVPYPIAWAKVVSQRYISSQYDKAKSSEATDADKLEYWANCRAEDKMPCDETEEIRKKIKLLRPRNQRLLIWRFFKHLSWDKIAELLTQEEGIKISTVTARKRGARALDELRSKYMDESKIL